From Tripterygium wilfordii isolate XIE 37 chromosome 13, ASM1340144v1, whole genome shotgun sequence, the proteins below share one genomic window:
- the LOC120013499 gene encoding uncharacterized protein LOC120013499: MGELHSIAYSNSSSLGWDLQNLGILNADMSLGGVMDGSSNSQFFSSLVSDFSTGYLEDALVEFGERFPRRRLLLYSTDDQIRGPSDPAEVHNYYNSNCKWDISENFSCMSQITDLLGVSDEHISTSMSNTSTEEEANIFSDTKTAEDAISAPETFESPSSSYKPKTHYGSTTSTDDDKRKKRKILRVVYPFAMVKPGGIEGDMTLNDINERILMPPTRPVRHPVGDFACRPCVSADGPGLSGKAVVALTRIHTQGRRGTITIIRTKD, encoded by the exons ATGGGAGAGCTTCACTCTATTGCTTACAGTAATAGCTCTTCCCTAGGTTGGGATCTTCAAAACCTTGGAATTCTCAACGCAGACATGTCTTTGG GGGGAGTCATGGATGGGAGTAGCAATTCACAGTTTTTCTCGTCTCTGGTGTCTGATTTCTCAACTGGGTATTTGGAAGATGCTTTGGTTGAATTCGGTGAACGGTTCCCAAGAAGACGATTGCTTCTGTACAGTACAGATGACCAAATCAGAGGACCAAGTGACCCTGCAGAG GtccataattattataattcaaACTGCAAGTGGGACATATCTGAGAATTTCAGTTGCATGAGCCAGATAACTGATCTTCTTGGAGTTTCAG ATGAACACATAAGCACATCAATGAGCAACACCAGTACTGAAGAAGAAGCAAACATTTTCTCAGATACCAAAACAGCAGAGGATGCCATATCTGCCCCTGAAACTTTTGAATCTCCATCCTCTTCATACAAACCCAAAACCCATTATG GGAGTACTACTAGTACTGATGATgacaagagaaagaagagaaagatatTGAGAGTTGTGTATCCATTCGCAATGGTGAAACCAGGAGGGATTGAAGGAGACATGACTCTAAATGACATCAATGAGAGAATTCTAATGCCACCAACAAGACCAGTAAGGCATCCAGTGGGGGACTTTGCCTGTCGACCATGTGTGTCTGCAGATGGTCCTGGTCTTTCAGGGAAAGCAGTAGTGGCCCTTACAAGAATCCATACACAAGGGAGAAGAGGCACAATCACTATCATTAGAACCAAAGATTGA